One region of Astyanax mexicanus isolate ESR-SI-001 unplaced genomic scaffold, AstMex3_surface scaffold_41, whole genome shotgun sequence genomic DNA includes:
- the LOC125794542 gene encoding piggyBac transposable element-derived protein 4-like — MENILRMTPGPTRYAVSHAQDIKSTFELFFPQPIQSILLEMTNMEGRRVFGDSWTEMDKTQLDAHMGLLLLAGVYRSCNEATASLWDSESGRPIFRATMSLQAFHVLSRVLRFDNRETRVARRENDKLAPIREVWDKWVENLPFVYNPGPEVTVDERLVPFRGRCPFRQYMPSKPGKYGIKIWAACDAKTAYAWNMQIYTGKSATGVPEKNQGKRVVLDMTKGLRGHNITCDNFFTSYDLAQELLKRKLTMVGTVRKNKPELPLALLGTKDRAPLSSKFAFSERTTVVSYCPKKNKNVILMSTLHRDAGVSSREDKKPDMILDYNKNKGGVDNLDKVTGTYTCKRGTKRWPMVVFYNMLDVSAYNAYVVWTEIDPGWNGEKPFKRRLFLEELGKSLVSPYIERRKRLPRTEASVRLVKGLQPTLTSSSCDTNQGGDSRSSKRKRCQSCPANKDRKSNTTCHTCKKFICAEHTVTIKYCDSCI, encoded by the coding sequence TTCAGAGTATCCTACTTGAGATGACCAACATGGAAGGGAGAAGAGTGTTTGGTGATAGCTGGACGGAGATGGACAAAACACAGCTAGATGCGCACATGGGACTGTTGCTTCTTGCGGGGGTGTACAGATCCTGTAATGAAGCTACGGCCAGCTTATGGGATAGTGAGTCAGGACGCCCTATTTTTCGTGCCACAATGTCCCTTCAAGCCTTTCATGTGTTATCAAGAGTGCTACGTTTTGACAACAGGGAGACCAGAGTTGCTCGTCGTGAGAATGACAAGCTTGCTCCCATCAGGGAGGTTTGGGACAAATGGGTGGAAAATTTACCCTTTGTGTACAATCCTGGGCCAGAGGTGACAGTGGATGAACGGCTAGTCCCTTTCAGAGGCCGCTGTCCCTTCAGGCAGTACATGCCAAGCAAGCCTGGAAAATATGGGATCAAAATATGGGCAGCTTGTGATGCAAAAACTGCCTATGCatggaatatgcaaatatataccgGAAAATCTGCCACCGGAGTGCCAGAGAAGAACCAGGGCAAGCGGGTCGTCCTGGACATGACCAAGGGTCTTCGGGGGCACAACATAacttgtgataatttttttaccTCCTATGACCTTGCGCAAGAGCTTCTAAAGAGGAAGCTGACGATGGTGGGAACAGTCAGGAAGAACAAACCTGAGCTTCCCTTAGCTCTTCTTGGAACGAAAGACAGGGCTCCTCTCTCATCCAAGTTTGCATTCTCAGAAAGAACCACAGTTGTCTCCTACTGtcccaaaaagaacaaaaatgtcaTTCTGATGTCAACTCTCCACAGGGATGCTGGTGTGAGCAGTAGGGAGGACAAGAAGCCAGACATGATCCTGGATTACAACAAGAACAAAGGTGGTGTTGACAACCTGGACAAGGTCACCGGCACATACACATGCAAGCGGGGGACAAAAAGGTGGCCAATGGTTGTGTTCTACAACATGCTGGACGTTTCGGCATACAACGCATATGTAGTGTGGACTGAAATAGATCCAGGATGGAATGGAGAAAAACCTTTCAAGAGGAGGCTTTTTCTGGAGGAGTTGGGCAAGTCTCTGGTTTCTCCCTATATCGAAAGACGAAAGAGGCTGCCCCGAACCGAAGCGTCTGTTCGTTTGGTGAAAGGGCTTCAGCCAACACTCACATCATCATCCTGTGATACAAACCAGGGAGGAGATTCCAGGAGCAGCAAGAGGAAGAGGTGCCAGTCCTGCCCCGCCAACAAGGACAGGAAGTCCAACACCACTTGCCACACATGCAAGAAATTCATTTGCGCGGAGCACACAGTAACCATCAAATACTGTGATTCATgcatttga